The following are from one region of the Lodderomyces elongisporus chromosome 7, complete sequence genome:
- the GLN4 gene encoding Glutaminyl-tRNA synthetase (BUSCO:EOG09260WYQ) has translation MSSPQDDLSELFSKVGFEDKKAKEIAKNKKVASLLQTILSKSDATSYDDEKKLALLHQLAVAENKQGKEVPHVELLIKAINKGDIRTTVQLSEGVKFLNAREGQSAPEQEDFDEATGVGINVSEEEAKDLISKYLDTIKEEVESKRYSILPKVMSDVKAQPVLKWAPPNLFKPILDSLFLERIGPKDERDAKKKEKKKSKSSEIETENGIGKENAGKKKSGASANNTGKEEKDDEKEERSMFSEGFLGDLHKPGEEPQMYPELLKEHNEFIKGQVYTRFPPEPNGFLHIGHSKAIMVNFGYAQFNNGKCYLRFDDTNPEAEEEVYFNSIKEMVSWLGFKPWKVTYSSDYFDELYEFAIQLIKSDKAYICHCTAEEVKLSRGQKEDGTLGGERFACKHRSQDIEHNLKEFENMKLGKYAVGEATLRMKQDLNSPSPQMWDLVAYRVLNKPHHRTGSKWKIYPTYDFTHCLVDSMENITHSLCTTEFILSRESYEWLCDALRVYRPAQREYGRLNLTGTIMSKRKIAKLVNEGHVRGWDDPRLYTLEGIKRRGVPPGAILSFINTLGVTTNATNIQTTRFESAVRSYLDQSTPRLFLVLNPVEVHIDNLDDSFELEVEIPYKPGVDVNKLGNRRMVFRNKIYIDRGDVIDTPADKEFYRLAPGQPVGLMRVPFNISFKSLEHRDGKTIVHVNYDEIKEGKPKKPKTYIQWVPVNDCIHVKEVRIYNQLFKSENPGAHPDGYLADLAEESESVLLNAVIESNFSEIVDKSPMNLEIPNSQFNIKESEGPNTIRFQALREGYFCVDKDSKGVGENELILNRIVTLKEDANK, from the coding sequence ATGTCATCTCCACAAGACGACTTGAGCGAACTTTTCAGCAAAGTTGGTTTTGAGGATAAAAAGGCCAAGGAAATTgccaagaacaagaaagtGGCCTCTTTATTGCAAACCATTCTTTCCAAATCCGATGCCACCAGTTATGACGATGAGAAGAAATTGGCATTGTTGCATCAATTGGCAGTGGCCGAAAACAAGCAAGGCAAAGAAGTACCACATGTAGAACTTTTGATCAAGGCGATCAATAAGGGCGATATCAGGACTACTGTTCAACTCTCAGAAGgtgtaaagtttttgaatGCAAGGGAAGGACAATCTGCACCTGAGCAAGAGGACTTTGACGAAGCTACTGGTGTAGGAATCAATGTCtctgaagaagaagccaAAGACTTAATCTCCAAGTACCTTGATACTATCAAAGAAGAGGTTGAGTCAAAGAGGTATTCCATTTTGCCCAAGGTGATGTCTGATGTCAAGGCACAACCTGTGTTGAAATGGGCACCACCCAACTTATTCAAGCCTATTCTTGACTCGCTTTTCTTGGAAAGAATTGGACCAAAGGATGAGAGAGatgcaaagaagaaagaaaagaaaaagtccAAGTCTTCTGAGATTGAAACCGAGAACGGTATTGGTAAAGAAAATGctggaaaaaagaaaagtggaGCAAGCGCAAACAACACTGGcaaggaggagaaggatGACGAGAAGGAGGAGAGATCAATGTTTTCTGAAGGTTTTCTTGGCGATTTGCATAAGCCGGGTGAAGAGCCACAAATGTATCCTGAGTTGCTCAAGGAGCATAATGAGTTTATCAAGGGTCAAGTTTATACCAGATTCCCTCCTGAACCTAATGGGTTCTTGCACATTGGACATTCGAAAGCTATTATGGTTAATTTTGGTTATGCGCAATTTAATAATGGTAAGTGTTATTTGAGATTTGATGATACCAACCCTGAggctgaagaagaagtataCTTTAATTCTATTAAGGAGATGGTTTCGTGGCTTGGATTCAAGCCTTGGAAAGTCACGTATTCGTCTGATTATTTTGATGAGTTGTATGAATTTGCTATTCAACTTATTAAACTGGACAAGGCGTATATTTGCCACTGTACTGCTGAAGAGGTTAAGCTTAGTCGTGGTCAAAAGGAAGATGGAACGTTGGGTGGTGAGAGGTTTGCATGTAAGCATCGCTCGCAAGATATTGAGCACAATTTGAAGGAGTTTGAGAATATGAAGCTTGGGAAATATGCTGTTGGTGAAGCTACTTTGCGTATGAAGCAAGATTTGAATAGTCCTTCGCCTCAAATGTGGGATTTAGTTGCATACCGTGTATTGAATAAGCCACATCATCGTACTGGAAGTAAGTGGAAGATTTATCCTACATATGACTTTACGCACTGTTTGGTTGATTCCATGGAAAACATTACTCACTCGTTGTGTACCACTGAGTTTATTTTGTCGAGGGAGAGTTATGAGTGGTTGTGTGATGCCTTGCGTGTTTATAGGCCAGCGCAACGTGAATATGGTAGATTGAATCTTACTGGAACGATTATGTCTAAGCGAAAGATTGCCAAGTTGGTTAATGAGGGGCATGTGCGTGGATGGGATGATCCTAGGTTGTATACATTGGAAGGTATTAAGAGGAGAGGTGTTCCACCGGGTGCTATTCTTTCCTTTATCAATACGTTGGGTGTTACCACTAATGCGACAAATATTCAAACCACGAGGTTTGAGAGTGCTGTGCGAAGCTATTTGGATCAATCTACGCCAAGgttgtttttggtgttgaatCCTGTTGAGGTGCATATTGATAATTTGGATGATTCTTTTGAGTTGGAGGTTGAGATTCCGTATAAGCCTGGTGTTGATGTTAACAAGTTGGGTAATAGAAGGATGGTTTTTAGAAATAAGATTTATATTGATCGTGGTGATGTTATTGATACGCCAGCTGATAAGGAGTTTTATAGGTTGGCTCCCGGTCAGCCTGTGGGTCTTATGAGGGTTCCATTTAATATTAGTTTCAAGTCTTTGGAGCATAGAGATGGTAAGACGATTGTGCATGTCAATTACGATGAGATTAAAGAGGGTAAGCCAAAGAAGCCAAAGACGTATATTCAGTGGGTGCCAGTAAATGATTGTATTCATGTTAAGGAGGTGAGGATTTATAATCAGTTGTTTAAGTCTGAAAATCCAGGTGCGCATCCCGATGGTTATTTGGCAGATCTTGCTGAAGAAAGTGAGTCTGTTTTGTTGAATGCGGTGATTGAGTCGAACTTTAGTGAGATTGTTGACAAGTCGCCAATGAATTTGGAGATTCCCAACTCACAGTTTAATATTAAGGAGCTGGAAGGACCCAATACCATTAGATTCCAAGCTTTGAGAGAAGGGTACTTTTGTGTTGATAAGGATTCCAAGGGTGTAGGTGAAAATGAGTTAATTTTGAACAGAATTGTTACCTTGAAAGAAGATGCTAATAAATAA